One segment of Desulfosudis oleivorans Hxd3 DNA contains the following:
- a CDS encoding acyl-CoA thioesterase gives MNGKTVRQTHCTMASVMEPADANPAGLVHGGVVMKLIDNAAGVVAVRHSQTVCVTASIDRLDFHNPVFIGNLLVVKAGLNLVGKSSMEVGVRVECEDVLTGKVTHTASAYLTFVALGPDFKPVTEPLPSLVLETDDEKRRNREALRRREVRLAEKTREKACQTNAGQCEI, from the coding sequence ATGAACGGAAAAACCGTCCGCCAGACCCACTGCACCATGGCCAGCGTGATGGAGCCCGCCGACGCCAACCCCGCCGGCCTGGTCCATGGCGGGGTGGTGATGAAATTGATCGACAATGCCGCCGGCGTTGTGGCGGTGCGCCATTCCCAGACCGTGTGCGTCACCGCGTCCATTGACCGGCTTGATTTTCACAATCCCGTTTTTATCGGCAACCTGCTGGTGGTCAAGGCCGGCCTCAACCTGGTGGGCAAAAGCTCCATGGAGGTGGGGGTGCGGGTGGAGTGCGAAGATGTTCTCACCGGAAAGGTCACGCACACGGCTTCCGCCTACCTGACCTTTGTGGCCCTGGGGCCCGATTTTAAACCGGTCACAGAGCCTCTCCCCTCACTGGTCCTGGAAACCGACGACGAGAAACGGCGCAACCGTGAGGCCCTGCGGCGGCGCGAGGTGCGGCTGGCGGAAAAGACACGGGAAAAGGCGTGCCAGACCAATGCCGGGCAGTGTGAAATATGA
- a CDS encoding oxidoreductase, whose product MSSFKHLLEPITIKSMTLPNRIIMPALTVNVAMGEVNDAAVAYYERRAKGGAGLVTVGISPVVAGMVMGLDISDDRFIPGHKRVVDAIHRYDTKASIQLWHPGRYEMTFLTGRQAVSASDVEPPIFSKGKPHALTVEEIKEIVTAFGEAARRSKEAGYDCVEIIASAGYLISQFMSPATNLRTDQYGGSLENRARFGTEILQSIRSRVGDDYPIFVRMVGDELIPGGNTIDDMKQFARIWETAGADAFNVTAGWHESKEPMITMNVPRGGFVWMSEGIKSALDHAPVAASNRINSAELAEDILASGKADMVSMARPLVCDPDLPNRIKQGRPDLIRRCIACMNCMDSLFEGKPVACAINAEACREEALGALQKADQKRRVLVVGGGPGGCEAARVAALRGHDVVLLEKAGKLGGQLNLAAQTPNFGEFALVGEYFDAMLKELGVDVRLNSEATVDTVGAIKPDVVIYAAGAVPADPPIKGIDGPNVMHAWQVMAGEPVAGNKVAVIGGGGTGCDVCMHLAHDGKAVTQLEMLDKMGHNIGPGTKWVVMKTLGELGIQQTNRFKVKEITGKGVVGEVEGEEQLIEADTVVVAIGSRPNTDLLESLSGYEVIPIGDARQPRKIVFAVHEGYEAARNV is encoded by the coding sequence ATGTCATCATTCAAACATCTGTTAGAACCGATCACCATCAAATCCATGACCCTGCCCAACCGGATCATCATGCCGGCATTAACGGTCAACGTGGCCATGGGCGAGGTCAACGATGCCGCTGTTGCCTACTACGAACGCCGGGCCAAAGGGGGCGCCGGCCTGGTCACCGTGGGCATCAGCCCGGTGGTGGCCGGCATGGTGATGGGCCTTGATATTTCCGATGACCGGTTTATTCCCGGCCACAAGCGGGTGGTTGACGCCATTCACCGGTATGACACAAAGGCCAGCATTCAGCTCTGGCATCCGGGCCGGTACGAGATGACCTTTCTCACCGGCCGTCAGGCGGTAAGCGCGTCAGACGTGGAACCCCCCATTTTTTCCAAGGGCAAGCCCCATGCCCTGACCGTGGAAGAGATAAAAGAGATCGTGACGGCATTCGGCGAAGCGGCCCGGCGGTCAAAAGAGGCGGGTTACGACTGCGTGGAAATAATCGCCAGCGCCGGATACCTGATCAGCCAGTTCATGAGCCCGGCCACCAACCTGCGCACCGATCAGTACGGTGGGTCCCTGGAAAACCGGGCCCGGTTCGGCACCGAGATCCTTCAGTCCATACGAAGCCGTGTGGGTGATGATTATCCCATCTTTGTCCGCATGGTGGGCGACGAACTGATTCCCGGGGGCAACACCATTGACGACATGAAGCAGTTTGCCCGCATCTGGGAGACGGCCGGTGCCGACGCCTTTAATGTAACCGCCGGGTGGCACGAGTCCAAGGAGCCCATGATCACCATGAACGTGCCCAGGGGCGGGTTTGTCTGGATGTCCGAGGGCATAAAAAGCGCCCTGGACCACGCGCCGGTGGCGGCCTCCAACCGCATCAACAGCGCGGAACTGGCCGAAGATATCCTGGCGTCCGGAAAGGCGGACATGGTCAGCATGGCCCGTCCCCTGGTGTGCGATCCGGACCTGCCCAATCGGATCAAGCAGGGCCGGCCCGACCTTATCCGGCGCTGTATTGCCTGCATGAACTGCATGGACAGCCTGTTTGAAGGCAAGCCCGTGGCCTGCGCCATCAATGCCGAGGCCTGCCGGGAGGAGGCCCTGGGAGCGCTTCAGAAGGCGGATCAAAAGAGGCGGGTGCTGGTGGTCGGCGGCGGCCCCGGTGGGTGTGAGGCGGCCCGAGTGGCAGCCCTGCGGGGTCATGACGTAGTGCTGCTGGAAAAGGCCGGCAAGCTGGGGGGGCAGCTTAACCTGGCGGCCCAGACCCCCAATTTCGGCGAGTTTGCCCTGGTTGGAGAGTATTTTGACGCCATGCTCAAAGAGCTGGGCGTGGATGTCCGGCTGAATTCCGAAGCAACCGTGGATACCGTGGGGGCCATCAAGCCGGACGTGGTGATTTACGCGGCCGGGGCCGTTCCCGCGGATCCGCCAATAAAAGGAATTGATGGACCCAATGTGATGCACGCCTGGCAGGTGATGGCCGGTGAACCGGTGGCCGGCAACAAGGTGGCCGTGATCGGCGGCGGCGGCACCGGGTGCGACGTGTGCATGCACCTGGCCCATGACGGCAAAGCCGTGACCCAGCTTGAGATGCTCGACAAGATGGGGCATAATATCGGTCCCGGCACCAAGTGGGTGGTGATGAAGACCTTGGGCGAGCTGGGCATTCAGCAGACCAACCGGTTCAAGGTTAAAGAGATCACCGGCAAGGGCGTGGTGGGCGAAGTGGAGGGCGAGGAGCAGCTCATTGAGGCAGACACCGTGGTGGTGGCCATCGGCTCCCGGCCGAATACGGACCTGCTGGAGTCCCTGTCCGGTTACGAGGTGATTCCCATCGGTGACGCCCGCCAGCCCAGAAAGATCGTGTTTGCGGTGCATGAAGGGTACGAAGCTGCGCGGAACGTGTAG
- a CDS encoding YgaP family membrane protein — protein MQVNEGTIDRIVRAILGILIIALFLTGRLPGYWALLLIFSGTFLMTAVTGYCPLYAPLGISTVKK, from the coding sequence ATGCAGGTAAACGAAGGAACCATCGACAGGATCGTTCGGGCCATACTGGGCATTCTTATCATTGCGCTGTTTCTGACGGGCCGGCTGCCCGGATACTGGGCACTGCTGCTGATCTTCAGCGGCACCTTCCTGATGACCGCGGTGACGGGATATTGCCCGCTTTACGCACCGCTGGGCATCAGTACGGTCAAAAAGTAG
- the cooS gene encoding anaerobic carbon-monoxide dehydrogenase catalytic subunit → MAKIDTSEIKKLDTRSVTICEATRQMLDKAQRDGVETAFDRAASMKPCPIGADSACCKHCSMGPCRLNSKDPYGKVGVCGADIDTIMSRNFARMVASGAAAHTDHGMSMLDLFREVVNGHIKEYGIKDVKKLMEVAQSVGIETDSREVSDIAMDLYNELEKTYTQIEGEIPFAKRVPPKTLETWRKQGIVPRGAMREIMELMHRTHMGVDQQYENITRQISRTALADGWGGSLVATEISDILFGTPSPVQVEVNMGVLKENMVNIIVHGHEPNLFESMLVSVNAPVLVEAAKAAGADGINLVGMCCSGAEMLVRHGIPHAGNFMSTEAVLVTGAVDAMCVDVQCIKQGLAKVADCYNTPLFTTNTRCHIEGAVHIDFNEHKPLDCTDEIVIKAISRFKNRTAAIEIPQIINKGVHGFSYEYINYMLGGSFRSGFTPLNENIINGRIRGVAGVVGCTNPRVRQDWVHVELVKELIKNDVLVLQTGCSQIALAKAGLTTPEAAVLAGPGLQEVCEAVGMPPVLGLGSCVDNSRILIAAAEMVKTGGLGESIADLPAAGAAPEWMSEKAISIGHYFVASGVYTVFGVTFPVVDGTRFQKLLFEELEEKGMGKWGFAVDPYEMARMMIAHIDKKRQQLGIDKTRERILVDMADRRAIETA, encoded by the coding sequence ATGGCGAAAATCGATACCAGTGAAATAAAAAAACTTGATACCCGAAGCGTAACCATATGCGAAGCCACACGTCAGATGCTGGACAAGGCCCAGCGGGACGGCGTTGAGACCGCCTTTGACCGTGCCGCTTCCATGAAACCATGTCCCATCGGGGCGGATTCAGCCTGCTGCAAGCACTGCTCCATGGGTCCCTGCAGGCTCAATTCAAAGGACCCGTACGGGAAAGTGGGGGTGTGCGGTGCCGACATTGATACAATCATGTCCCGTAATTTCGCGAGAATGGTGGCTTCGGGTGCGGCGGCCCACACAGATCATGGTATGTCAATGCTGGACCTGTTCCGGGAGGTGGTAAACGGCCATATTAAGGAGTATGGCATCAAGGATGTCAAGAAACTGATGGAAGTGGCTCAGTCTGTGGGTATTGAAACCGATAGCAGGGAAGTTTCTGATATCGCAATGGATTTATATAATGAACTGGAAAAAACCTATACCCAGATAGAAGGAGAGATACCTTTTGCCAAACGGGTACCGCCTAAAACCCTTGAAACATGGCGAAAACAGGGTATTGTTCCCCGGGGCGCCATGCGGGAGATCATGGAACTGATGCACCGGACCCACATGGGGGTGGATCAGCAGTATGAGAACATCACCCGCCAGATCAGCCGCACCGCCCTGGCAGACGGGTGGGGTGGATCCCTGGTGGCTACCGAGATTTCAGACATTCTCTTTGGCACACCTTCGCCGGTTCAGGTGGAAGTGAACATGGGGGTGCTAAAAGAAAATATGGTCAACATCATTGTTCATGGCCATGAGCCCAACCTGTTTGAGTCCATGCTGGTGTCGGTCAACGCGCCGGTGCTGGTGGAGGCGGCCAAGGCAGCCGGCGCCGACGGTATCAATCTGGTGGGTATGTGCTGTTCCGGCGCCGAGATGCTGGTGCGACACGGCATTCCCCATGCCGGCAACTTCATGTCCACCGAAGCGGTGCTGGTGACCGGCGCCGTGGATGCCATGTGCGTGGATGTGCAGTGCATCAAGCAGGGGCTTGCCAAGGTGGCGGACTGCTATAATACGCCGCTGTTTACCACCAATACAAGGTGCCACATAGAGGGCGCGGTTCATATTGATTTTAATGAACATAAACCCCTTGACTGTACGGATGAAATCGTTATCAAGGCCATTTCGCGGTTTAAAAACAGGACCGCCGCCATTGAAATTCCACAGATCATCAACAAGGGAGTGCACGGATTTTCTTACGAATATATCAATTACATGCTGGGCGGAAGCTTCCGGTCCGGATTTACCCCCTTGAATGAAAACATAATTAATGGTAGAATACGAGGCGTAGCCGGGGTCGTGGGATGCACCAATCCAAGAGTCAGGCAGGACTGGGTCCATGTGGAGCTGGTCAAGGAGCTGATCAAAAATGACGTGCTGGTGCTTCAGACCGGATGTTCCCAGATTGCGCTGGCCAAGGCGGGCCTGACAACGCCTGAAGCAGCGGTCCTTGCCGGACCGGGGTTGCAGGAAGTGTGCGAGGCCGTAGGCATGCCGCCGGTGCTGGGCCTGGGCTCCTGCGTGGACAACAGCCGCATTTTGATTGCCGCGGCTGAAATGGTGAAAACCGGCGGCCTTGGAGAGTCCATTGCCGATCTTCCGGCGGCAGGCGCCGCGCCGGAGTGGATGAGCGAAAAAGCCATCTCCATCGGTCATTATTTTGTGGCATCCGGCGTCTATACAGTATTTGGTGTGACGTTTCCCGTTGTAGACGGAACCCGGTTCCAGAAGCTGCTCTTTGAGGAACTTGAAGAAAAGGGAATGGGAAAATGGGGGTTTGCCGTTGACCCCTATGAAATGGCGCGCATGATGATCGCCCATATTGACAAAAAGCGCCAGCAGCTTGGCATCGACAAAACCCGGGAACGGATCCTTGTGGACATGGCGGATCGCCGGGCAATTGAAACGGCCTAA
- a CDS encoding peptidylprolyl isomerase yields the protein MNVRLDTSMGEIELELFEDKAPKTTANFVSYVRSGHYDGTIFHRVIDGFMIQGGGMDVDMKEKPTGPPIENEADNGLKNDAYAVAMARTPDPNSATAQFFINVKKNDFLNHTAKNPQGWGYAVFGKVVKGHGVVNKIKGVATGRKGMHDDVPQTPVVINKAEVIEA from the coding sequence ATGAACGTCAGACTGGATACCAGCATGGGAGAGATCGAACTGGAGCTTTTTGAGGATAAGGCGCCGAAAACCACGGCCAACTTTGTTTCATATGTCAGGTCAGGGCATTATGATGGAACCATTTTTCACCGGGTTATCGACGGATTCATGATTCAGGGCGGCGGTATGGATGTGGACATGAAGGAAAAGCCCACCGGCCCGCCCATTGAAAACGAGGCGGACAATGGATTGAAAAATGACGCCTATGCCGTGGCCATGGCCCGCACACCGGATCCGAACAGTGCCACGGCCCAGTTTTTTATCAATGTGAAGAAAAATGATTTTCTCAACCACACCGCCAAAAATCCCCAGGGGTGGGGATACGCGGTCTTTGGCAAGGTGGTCAAGGGCCATGGTGTGGTCAACAAGATCAAGGGCGTGGCCACCGGCAGAAAGGGCATGCATGATGACGTGCCCCAGACCCCGGTGGTGATCAACAAGGCCGAGGTGATTGAAGCGTAG
- a CDS encoding crotonase/enoyl-CoA hydratase family protein, producing MRVITEKQGPVTLIVINRPEVCNAVNRPTADALSAAFQAFEADGDARVAVLSGAGGNFCAGADLKAVASVGRDVNRIEPGGDGPMGPSRMVFSKPVIAAVAGYAVAGGLELALMCDLRVAEKSAVFGVFCRRWGVPLIDGGTVRLPRLIGLSRALDMILTGRPVGAAEAREMGLANRVVADGSAVAEATRLAEQIAAFPQACLRSDRRSAYEQINLSFSDAMKNEFAHGLATIKSGETVAGAGRFAKGAGRHGTFNA from the coding sequence ATGCGGGTGATAACGGAGAAGCAGGGGCCGGTGACGCTGATTGTCATCAACCGGCCCGAGGTGTGCAACGCGGTGAACCGGCCCACGGCCGATGCCCTTTCCGCCGCGTTTCAGGCATTTGAGGCGGATGGGGATGCCCGGGTGGCGGTGCTGTCCGGCGCGGGGGGGAATTTTTGCGCCGGCGCCGATCTTAAGGCCGTTGCATCAGTGGGCCGGGATGTCAATCGGATCGAACCCGGGGGCGACGGCCCCATGGGTCCGTCGCGCATGGTCTTTTCAAAACCGGTGATCGCGGCGGTGGCCGGTTATGCCGTGGCCGGTGGGCTTGAGCTGGCATTGATGTGCGACCTGCGGGTGGCCGAAAAGAGCGCGGTGTTCGGCGTCTTCTGCCGGCGCTGGGGCGTACCGCTGATTGACGGCGGCACGGTGCGGCTGCCTCGGCTGATCGGCCTTTCCCGGGCTCTTGACATGATTCTCACCGGCCGGCCGGTGGGGGCCGCCGAAGCCCGCGAGATGGGGCTGGCCAACCGGGTGGTGGCCGACGGCAGCGCGGTTGCCGAGGCAACCAGGCTGGCGGAACAGATTGCCGCCTTTCCCCAGGCGTGCCTGCGCAGCGACCGGCGGTCTGCCTATGAACAAATCAACTTGAGTTTTTCCGATGCCATGAAAAACGAGTTTGCCCACGGGCTGGCCACCATCAAAAGCGGTGAGACCGTGGCCGGGGCAGGGCGCTTTGCCAAAGGGGCCGGGCGCCATGGGACGTTCAACGCTTAA
- a CDS encoding phosphotransferase family protein: MTTGDAPTRVRTGEEIDTRKLMDFLKDQGFETGREMEVRQFQGGFSNLTYLVRMAGRDYILRRPPFGKKAKSAHDMGREYAILKALRPHFPYCPEPLVYTEDPSVMGCPFYVMERIDGIILRKELPEGLTMAPEQFNTLCRRLVEVHHELHALDYTAIGLENFGKPQGYVQRQVTGWCGRYRDARTPDAPDFETVMAWLTDHMPPDDKTPALIHNDFKLDNVVLDRNDPSKIIGVLDWEMATIGDPRMDLGNSMAYWVQADDPEEDQLRRMMPTDHPGALTRKEIVDYYRQLSGRDMSGFDYYYCFGLFRLAVIAQQIYYRFYHGQTKNEVFGLLISAVQILERDALRVIQNSK; encoded by the coding sequence ATGACAACTGGCGACGCGCCCACCCGGGTTCGGACAGGAGAAGAGATCGACACCCGGAAACTGATGGACTTTCTGAAGGATCAGGGCTTTGAAACCGGCCGGGAGATGGAGGTCCGGCAGTTTCAGGGCGGTTTTTCCAACCTCACCTACCTGGTCCGCATGGCCGGACGGGACTATATTCTGCGGCGGCCCCCGTTCGGGAAAAAGGCAAAGTCGGCCCATGACATGGGACGGGAGTATGCCATTCTAAAGGCCCTGCGGCCCCACTTTCCCTACTGCCCCGAACCCCTGGTCTATACCGAGGACCCGTCGGTCATGGGATGCCCCTTTTACGTGATGGAACGGATCGACGGTATCATCCTGCGAAAAGAGCTGCCCGAAGGGCTGACCATGGCCCCTGAACAGTTCAACACCCTGTGCCGTCGGCTGGTGGAGGTGCATCACGAGCTGCACGCCCTTGACTACACGGCCATCGGCCTGGAAAACTTCGGCAAGCCTCAAGGATACGTCCAGCGGCAGGTCACGGGCTGGTGCGGCCGGTACCGGGACGCCCGGACCCCGGATGCGCCGGATTTTGAAACGGTCATGGCATGGCTGACGGACCACATGCCGCCGGACGACAAAACACCGGCCCTGATACACAATGACTTCAAACTGGACAACGTGGTGCTGGACAGAAACGATCCCAGCAAAATCATCGGGGTCCTGGATTGGGAAATGGCCACCATCGGCGACCCCCGCATGGACCTGGGCAACTCCATGGCCTACTGGGTCCAGGCCGATGATCCCGAAGAGGACCAGCTGCGGCGGATGATGCCCACCGACCATCCCGGGGCACTGACCCGAAAAGAGATCGTGGACTATTACCGGCAGCTTTCCGGCAGGGACATGAGCGGGTTTGATTACTACTACTGCTTCGGCCTGTTCCGCCTGGCCGTCATCGCCCAGCAGATCTATTACCGATTCTACCACGGCCAGACGAAAAACGAGGTGTTCGGCCTGCTCATCTCCGCGGTCCAGATCCTGGAGCGGGACGCCCTGCGCGTCATACAGAACTCAAAATAG